The following are encoded in a window of Manihot esculenta cultivar AM560-2 chromosome 8, M.esculenta_v8, whole genome shotgun sequence genomic DNA:
- the LOC110620631 gene encoding auxin efflux carrier component 5 yields MIGWEDVYKVVVAMVPLYVALVLGYGSVRWWKIFTPEQSGAVNRFVCYFTLPLFTFEFTAHVDPFNMNYLFIGADAISKFIIVVVLAFWAKFSSKGSYTWSITSFSLCTLTNSLVVGVPLAKAMYGQMAVDLVVQSSVIQAIIWLTILLFVLEIRRTGLDISSNTNGENLDKDLEGISRSVDHKMESAKPSFWALMKVVWLKMAMNPNSYACIIGLVWAFIAKRWHFEMPSIMEGSILIMSRAGTGTAMFSMGIFMALQEKLIACGTGLTVVGMVLRFIAGPAAMAIGSIAVGLHGDVLRVAIIQAALPQSITSFIFAKEYGLHAEVLSTAVIFGMIVSLPVLIAYYAVLEFVH; encoded by the exons ATGATAGGGTGGGAAGATGTTTATAAGGTGGTGGTGGCCATGGTGCCTTTGTACGTGGCCCTGGTGTTAGGTTACGGGTCAGTAAGGTGGTGGAAAATATTCACACCTGAACAGAGTGGAGCTGTGAATCGTTTCGTTTGTTACTTCACTCTCCCTCTTTTCACCTTCGAATTCACAGCCCATGTTGATCCTTTCAACATGAACTATCTATTCATTGGTGCTGATGCTATATCTAAGTTCATTATAGTGGTTGTGCTTGCTTTCTGGGCTAAGTTTAGTAGCAAAGGAAGCTACACATGGTCCATTACAAGCTTCTCTTTATGTACGTTAACTAATTCTCTTGTTGTGGGTGTGCCTCTGGCGAAAGCCATGTATGGGCAGATGGCAGTTGATCTTGTGGTTCAATCATCTGTCATTCAAGCCATAATTTGGCTTACCAttttgttgtttgtgttggaAATAAGAAGAACAGGACTTGATATTTCTTCTAATACTAATGGTGAAAATTTAGACAAGGATTTGGAGGGGATAAGTAGAAGTGTAGATCATAAAATGGAAAGTGCAAAGCCTTCTTTCTGGGCTTTGATGAAGGTGGTGTGGTTGAAAATGGCTATGAATCCTAATTCATATGCCTGTATCATTGGTCTTGTTTGGGCTTTTATAGCAAAAAG GTGGCATTTTGAAATGCCAAGTATCATGGAGGGGTCTATATTGATCATGTCAAGGGCTGGTACAGGCACTGCTATGTTTAGCATGG GGATCTTCATGGCTTTGCAAGAAAAGTTAATTGCCTGTGGGACAGGACTAACTGTTGTAGGGATGGTTCTAAGGTTCATTGCTGGACCTGCAGCCATGGCTATTGGCTCTATTGCTGTTGGTTTGCACGGTGACGTTTTAAGGGTTGCTATTATTCAG GCAGCATTACCACAATCTATTACATCCTTTATATTCGCAAAAGAATATGGATTGCATGCAGAGGTGCTAAGCACAGC AGTTATCTTCGGCATGATAGTGTCGCTTCCAGTGCTAATTGCTTATTATGCAGTTTTAGAATTTGTACATTAG